The proteins below are encoded in one region of Silene latifolia isolate original U9 population chromosome 2, ASM4854445v1, whole genome shotgun sequence:
- the LOC141640944 gene encoding protein FAR1-RELATED SEQUENCE 2-like — MTSPSNGPFKDFLTAMGQKEPRFMITDQCPGIKKAFPSVFKTARHRYCMWHITQKITDKVGSTLCRDTDFLARFNAVVWDPIWSRRSSKRSGEGHFDFELEDNDWLTTMFDDRHHWIPAYHRDLALGCILRTTQMIEKYKFVFQAL; from the exons ATGACATCTCCTTCCAATGGACCTTTCAAAGATTTCTTGACCGCCATGGGACAAAAAGAGCCACGATTCATGATCACGGATCAATGCCCTGGCATAAAGAAG GCTTTCCCTTCTGTTTTCAAGACAGCTAGGCATcgttattgtatgtggcatattacaCAAAAGATCACGGACAAAGTTGGTTCAACACTCTGCAGAGACACGGACTTCCTTGCTCGCTTCAACGCCGTTGTTTGGGACCCGATATGGAGCCGTCGGAGTTCGAAGAGAAGTGGCGAAGGTCATTTCGATTTCGAGCTGGAagataatgattggttgactacaaTGTTCGACGACAGACACCATTGGATTCCTGCCTACCATCGTGACCTTGCCTTGGGCTGCATATTAAGAACAACACAAATGATCGAAAAGTACAAATTCGTTTTTCAAGCGCTATGA
- the LOC141640945 gene encoding uncharacterized protein LOC141640945: protein MTKRKADVVTRNLPCRKKAKVEASEKTASKKRRHEAFQNAKERKTLKHLMRITIKTNKDEKEVEASHASEKEEVPEKSATTKKAKVAASEKPQSKKVPTENLPKPTKKMQTEKLSNPTAEKATKVPTESLRQATPAPSKKVPVKESKVPTEKVLKPPAAVPKEQAANVPIQQSKKETNVTRKKAAEKPSHDVRCC, encoded by the exons ATGACGAAGAG GAAAGCAGACGTAGTAACGAGAAATCTGCCTTGTCgtaagaaggctaaagtggaagcTTCGGAAAAGACAGCGAGCAAAAAGCGGCGACACGAAGCCTTCCAAAATGCCAAAGAACGAAAAACGTTGAAACATCTCATGCGGATCA CCATTAAAACCAACAAAGACGAGAAGGAAGTCGAAGCATCTCATGCATCTGA GAAAGAAGAGGTACCTGAGAAATCAGCTACCACTAAAAAGGCTAAAGTGGCCGCATCAGAGAAGCCACAGAGCAAAAAGGTGCCGACAGAGAACTTGCCAAAGCCGACTAAGAAGATGCAGACCGAAAAGCTTTCAAATCCTACAGCTGAAAAGGCGACGAAGGTGCCTACAGAGAGTCTACGCCAGGCAACACCTGCTCCTTCAAAAAAGGTGCCAGTGAAGGAAAGTAAGGTGCCTACTGAAAAGGTCCTTAAGCCACCAGCAGCAGTACCAAAGGAGCAGGCTGCGAATGTTCCGATCCAGCAAAGTAAAAAAGAAACCAATGTGACCAGGAAGAAGGCAGCAGAAAAGCCGTCGCATGATGTTCGGTGTTGTTGA